The following are from one region of the Telopea speciosissima isolate NSW1024214 ecotype Mountain lineage unplaced genomic scaffold, Tspe_v1 Tspe_v1.0100, whole genome shotgun sequence genome:
- the LOC122647634 gene encoding glycosyltransferase family protein 64 C3-like: MRKFSVILLFFSIPLVAFSLRPLSSNPCHSKPNPKTLRSDQLTVLINGYSESRFHLLRSIAAKYSSCPFVAAVFILWGNPTTPTETLTQLNINITGSYYVGAPISILRQSSDSLNSRFLPRPSLITTRAVAICDDDIEIDTKSVEFAFKIWSSHQDNLIGFFARSHDFDLSRRTWMYTVHPDKYSIVLTKFMILKTDYLYRYSCESEMDEMRNEVDRMRNCEDILMNFVVADRTNSGPILIGAEKVRDWGDARNEERESSEKEEEKLVREVGLSSRRGDHRKRRGGCIREFHKIWGRMPLRYSSGKVVNSVGEQALCEKGGKLVFCDE; encoded by the coding sequence ATGAGAAAATTTTCGGtgattctcctcttcttctccattccaCTCGTAGCTTTCTCTCTCCGACCTCTCTCCTCCAATCCATGCCACAGtaaaccaaaccccaaaaccctcaGATCAGATCAGCTCACCGTTCTGATCAACGGCTACTCCGAGTCACGCTTCCATCTCCTCCGTTCGATTGCAGCCAAGTACTCATCCTGTCCGTTCGTCGCAGCAGTCTTCATCCTCTGGGGTAACCCAACCACCCCaaccgaaaccctaacccaattaAACATCAACATCACCGGTTCCTACTACGTTGGCGCACCGATTTCCATCCTTCGACAATCCTCAGACAGTCTCAACTCCCGATTCCTCCCCAGACCTTCTTTGATCACAACCCGAGCCGTTGCGATCTGCGACGACGACATCGAGATCGACACCAAATCTGTCGAATTCGCATTTAAGATCTGGAGTTCTCATCAAGACAACTTGATCGGATTCTTTGCGAGATCGCACGATTTCGATCTTTCGCGGCGGACTTGGATGTATACTGTGCATCCAGACAAGTACTCGATAGTGCTCACGAAATTCATGATCTTGAAAACTGATTATCTCTACAGGTACAGCTGCGAGTCCGAAAtggatgagatgagaaatgaggTCGATCGAATGCGGAATTGCGAGGACATTTTGATGAATTTTGTTGTTGCTGATAGGACGAATTCTGGGCCGATTTTGATCGGAGCGGAGAAAGTGAGAGATTGGGGAGATGCGAGGAACGAAGAGAGAGAATCATccgagaaagaggaggagaagttgGTGCGAGAGGTAgggttgagtagtagaagaggAGATCACAGGAAGAGAAGAGGGGGCTGTATAAGAGAGTTTCATAAGATTTGGGGTAGAATGCCTTTGAGATACAGTTCTGGAAAGGTAGTTAATTCAGTTGGAGAACAAGCGCTCTGTGAAAAAGGAGGGAAGTTGGTGTTTTGTGATGAGTAA